Genomic DNA from Brassica rapa cultivar Chiifu-401-42 chromosome A04, CAAS_Brap_v3.01, whole genome shotgun sequence:
aaatacacaatttaaaaaatggaaaaagtacattagtatttaaacatctatcttaaaatgtaaatctatcttaaattataaaattattagtaaatagaaagtataagaaatagaaatacacaatataaagaaaaaaaaataataagtaaatatatattataagaaaatacccaatttaaaaaatggaaaattacattaagatttaaaaatatatcttaaaatttaaaatatagatattacgtaaatagaaagtataacaaatggaaatatacaatttaaaaaaaaaagagaaaacgtacattaagatttaaacatctatattaaaatataaaatagagatattaagtaaataaaaagtacaagaaatggaaatacatatacaggaaaataaataataagtaaataatataaatatataatatatgaattatatatataataatgagtaaatacacaatttttttaaaaaatgaaaaagttcattaagcattaaacatctatcttaaaatataaaatatatgataaaagtaaatacacaatttaaaaaaaatggaaaaagtacattaagatttaaatatctattttaaaatataaaatatagatattacgtaaataaaaaatataagaaatggaaataaacatttaaaaaaatggaaaaagtacattaagatttaaacatcgatcttaaaatgtacatctatcttaaaatggtagtaaattatataaaaatggaaataccacatttaacaaaaaaaaataaaaatgtatagttttacatcaagaaagtctctataaaactcattattccatcaacatcaacctcacactatcaaggaaaacttcaaagcactcgagcaaaaaaatggttccaccatcaactcttgccgtcccaaaaacctttaatgaccttgaaagagattttttataacaacgaactttttgttaggtggattcattgttgggaaacccgcaactttcaaaagccaaacttattcatgggaattgaattgcttttcatagactcaaatgtattcttacaaatttaaattaatcaaatccataattttattgttaatattcgtactaactctttcatgatcaaaccattacagttaataatcattcaagcgtttatcccgaaacacttcattcctcgccaaatcaggtattggttcatgttggtttagtattgtttttggtttattaaccagtttaggatggtcctattgtaaatataatttaagttggtttagcatatattatgcttaaaataacttaaattaaataatagtaatattatgcttaaaatataattttagagagttttcaaatatagtttacagaacattataggtgatgaatttaatttattaaattcatttattatttaaaactaagttttttaaaaaacattctgagttataaatatcaattatggattggtgagtataacatgaagacaaaactataaatatttgattttcaagataagaaattcagcttttattcagttactcaatatataatatcttgaattatttttaaaaaatatacataatttatatatatagattaatcttccaaacttaaacaattatattatatatgaatgaagtttttaaataaaaataatttctgatgtaaaataaaaaataaaaaaaacaaatggttatttttaaataatggaagtaatttacattatactatcatttaacaagtactAGATATGTTtggatatatcattattttctatatccagaaaacaataaattgttaaacatcaatattatctaggttaagtatacgaacaacacaaattcaaacatcaaaaaatatttacataaacattataatacaataatttaatcaaaaaatacaatttgaaaaaacaatattcaaaagaatagttatatacttaatatgtgaaaatcaaagatatttttgctaaaattgtacttacctggccaaggagatcgaccatctttttacggatcgaccgattgttgagcatgtggtcgatccgaaaatactctgcagtttaattaaatatctaaacatttattccaacactcaacatatagttttgctaaatatgttaactagatagccaacaaaattacaaaaaaagatatttaaatagtaaaaaatatgttaatttaacgtgtcaaaatataaaaataaattttaattatgacatgcatcttaacatttatataaatatatatcataacctaaatataaataatttaacaacttaaattagaaaaaaaaatcccgggcgtagcccgggttaatccctagtacaatactaaaaggggaaTAAGGGCTCCCCTCATGCCTCCACATCCTCAAAAATAATCAGCCAATAGGAAATCAGTAATGAGCCACGTCACACGCCCATCTCTTTCTCGAATATTCTACCCTttcgtgtttcaaaaaaaaaaactaccctGTTCatattctttctttctctcccgAGTCATCTCCTTCTGAAACTCGATCTGATCACTGAGAATCTACGGCGACGAAGAaggtggaggaggaagaggaagaatgAGAATCTCAGGCTATGTAATCGTTGTTCTATCGGTAACTGTATTCTATTCCGTCGATCGTAGCGTTCACGCGCGTCCCGTCGTCCTCATCCTCTCCAACAACGATCTCAACAGCGGCGGCGACGTTCCCGGAGTCGGAGACTCCTTTAACTTCGAGGAATTCGGCGAATCCGAACCCAAATCCGAAGAGGAGCTCGATCCCGGCTCGTGGCGACATAAATTTTGATGGGTTGATGGAGGAAGTGGTGGAGGAGATAGAGGCGGCTTCTTCATCCGGAGATCCGCACTCGCAGTCGCTGATGGGCTTCGTCTACGGGACGGGGATGATGAGGGAGAAGAGCAAAAGCAAATCCTTCCTTCGCCATAACTTTGCTGCTGAAGGTGAGAACATGCAGTCAAAGATGACACTTGCCTTCACGTATCTGCGACAAGATGTAagctaaaagattttttttttttttatagtttaagCTTTAGAATTTGTTATTTGATTCGTCCTTGTGTTTGCAGATGCATGATAAGGCTGTGAAACTATATGCTGAACTAGCAGAAACCGCTGTGAATAGCTTCCTGATCTCAAAGGACTCTCCCGTGGTGGAACCAACTAGGATCGGGACTGAAGAAAACAAAGGCGCTCTAAGGAAATCACGAGGGGAGGAGGATTAGGATTTTCAGATATTGGAGTATCAAGCGCAGAAAGGCAATGCTGCGGCTATGTACAAGATTGGACTGTTCTACTACTTTGGTCTGCGAGGGTTAAGGCGTGATCACACCAAGGCGTTGCACTGGTTTTCGAAGGCGGTGGAGAAAGGAGAGCCGAGGGCTATGgaactaattttttttcctcATGTAGTCATATAATGTTCATTTGTATCTCTATTTTCGTTACATGTtctattaaatttgaaatttttaggcATAAAGTTAAATGCAATAAACATTGTTTCAGTCGGTCGCCTCCTCTGCCTCTGGGATTTATGGGAATCAGCCTCCTCTTACTAGATGAACAGGTATCGACATCTTCTCCTTCTCTGGAATAATATATTCAATCTCTGTCTAATCAATACTCAATAATCGGTTAACAACTTCACGCTCAATACTGTGATCAACCTTAGAATTCCCTGTATAGCTTTAAATTAACGTTTGCATATGAAAATTCAACTAAATCTACTTATATTACGTTTGGATTCGCTGAAAAATTCATCCACTTCCAGATGTAGTTGGCCAAATCCTTTCCGTTCAAGGCTCTGATCTGAACAACTCTGCAGCAACAACTCGACTTGCCGTCTGTTTCCTCACTGACCCGTAAGCCATGAAttcatttttaaatagttttgttCCTTATCTCATTTAGTTCTTTCTTTCAAATAATTCCATTGTGGTGTAATGGAATGGAATTCACCACGGAGAATCCAAAAATATTTGGAGGTATGATTATCTACTTTAAAGAATAAAACAGGTTCATAGTTATATTTTCCTGCCAAAAAAAGTATTCTTCatacttatatattatattttacttaataAAATCATCTAAGAAACACTTGGGCTTACGCAGGTAATCTCTATGACTCTATCTAAACTCAACACCAGCAACAAAAGTTTACTTTGACAATACCATTCATGCTACCAAAGAGTTTACAAACAGGTAAATCAAGTCTTACCAGCCATATTAAGATCATGTCTTGGCCACACTTAAATGTGCTAATCTTTCCCACATACTGCCTTCACTACAACTCATATTTCAATATCTGTTAGTCTTTTCAAAACATACTTCCTCCATGCAGCTTTGGAGGTGCTGCAGCGGAGGTCTTTCCCGAGTTGATACGAtggaaggaagaaaaaaaaagagttcgtATCAATTGGAGAACTTCACACGTTCATTGCCAACTCCGGTGAACAGGTAAAACTCACGCTTTCAACAATCTTTAGTACTCCTATGTGGCTTCAAAATAGTAACAAGTAATGTTAGGACTTTTCTCCCCATGAAGACAGAAGAAGCTGATTTTCTCTGTAAGGCTTAGATTGTGGGAGTTGTCCAGCAAAATGGCTTGTCGTTTGTATCTTGCACAGGTTGCAACAGGAAGCTCGCAAAATCTCTCTGGTGCAACAGATGTGTTTCTCCTAACGCACCGGGGTCATCGGGTATGTACTGTTCTTCTTCCCGATCCATATTTAAAGGAACACCCTAATTTGAATATATGTGCACGTTTGAcatactctctctctctgctgtTCTGTGTGAACTAGCTGTTGATGACGGAAAGGAAAGTgcaacttttgttgtctttgaCAGGGAGATGATCAAACTCATCAAGAAAGAGGCAAAGTCTGGCTCCTGCGTAGATACGTTTTAACTTCTTAGattggttttaaaaaaatttaccttACTCTAAATGCCCCCACAAACGCCAAGCCTACTACAGATTAGTGGCAGTGGGAGGAATGGAGCTACCAAAATGCCCCCAGGAGCTAGCTGGTAATGGATACCTTTTCAGCTACGTGTAACTCCATATAATTTCACCTCCAACCACCACACATTCACCGTCTCTGCCATTAGTGACAACCTCTTCTTTTGCTCTCAGGTAGAGGTGTGGTAATCTACGTTTCACACTCTTTCTTTGTTCTGATTTAATGTTCCACTGTTTTGTAGAGTGGCAACAGCAACAAAGCTCCAGTCGTGGATCTCAAATCTGGACAACCAACAGCATTTGCCAGCTCCACGGGTGATGCAGCGAAGATAGCACTAGGAAATGATGGAGCAAATCAGCCAGGTTCTGCAGACTGCAGGCAACGACAAAACCCGCAAACGCTCACGTGAGTGATAGATAGTATCAAGGCTATCAAACCGTCAACTCCACTTAGCTTTTGtctcattttaatttattatgatATCCATATATTTTCCCTATATTGAACTTTGGTTCTTTTCGATTTTCTGAAAATTTCTCTTAAAGAATTAAATAATtcgtaaaaatatatactactcCAAGATTCAAACGGAAatggaaaaaaatacaaaaatcacATCATACCATATATAAGATCAAAATATGTGACATGAGAATAAAATAACAAGAAGATAATATATAGTGTAATAagataaaaactgaaaattcaGATATACAAACCGTGCATAGCatcattaacaaaaataatataacaacagTTGAATCCAATAACATAAACTATAACCCTTCTTTAAAAATGGAAACCTCTGATTTATACATATAACAAGAGTTACAATACACTTTAACTAGAAATTAACATCGCAAGTTTAATTCAACTTAATGATATTATAGGAAAAagtccgggcgtagcccggacaaACCCTCTAgtactatattaaaagggatatatgagaTCCATTGAGCCTGTCCACGTCAGCataaaaaatcaaccaatagaGGATCAGATATTCGCCACGTCAGAAGCTCCGCGCATGTCATTTGGGCCTCGCATTCTACAGGCCCGATAATGTTCGGAATCGAGAAGCCCGTGGCTCTCTGAAGTCCCCTTTCCCCTTTCCACGAAGAACCAACCCTAATTTATCAAAATGGATCTTCGATCccctttctcttcctcttctctgTTTACTACGTTACACGAAATCTTTATGGCGATGGAGGCTTGCCGCAGAAAAACTTGCCGTCGCCGGCTCAACCTCCGTCTGAGAGCCAGAGAACCGCGGCGGAAGAACCAAGGACCTCAGCGACAACAATTGGAGCCTAGAGCACCAATAAGTCTGAGAAAAACTTAGTCTGTGTGATTGCCCTCTAATAAGTCTTAGTCCCCTGCtttcatttgttttattttaaatagttcTTCCCTCTTTTCAGTTCTTGCAGGCGCTCTTTTGATATTTGTAAAGAGAACATTTTTGCAAGCAATTTATCATTGAGCATAATGATAGTAATTGCCACTCAATTTCCCATTCAGGTAACAATactcttttaaaataattgtcaCATAATGATTGTTTGCAGGAATAGCCATTACAAAAGAAGCTTTGGGATTTTGGACGGTGAAGTTGTTTCGAAAGATGGGGTGTGGATGCTATTGTTTCCCAATTAGTGAAATGGGTGATGCATGCTATGCTGCCACATGTATTTTCCAAGTCAAAGTgcatttcttttttaatttctatGCTATCGTAAATCTAAATGTCATGCTCAAAGTAGTTGTAAATGATATCCTCTCTATTATTTCAGAGCACAATGGATACTCCTTTGGCTATGGGAGCTTTTGTTTCAGCAAGATTTCTTAAGTTTCTTCTTAGCACAACGGTTCGCAATAGGTATATATGTTCACTTGCATTCTCTTTCGGAATcttgaataaatttttattgCATAATAAACTCAGTTGTTGCATAGTTTGAGAGTGATCTTTACCGTTTGCACTTACGCAGGAAAAGCTTTGTGGTTCAAAGTAAGAGACTGGTCTTTGCGGGTTAGGGACGTCCAGTGCATGGATGAGCTGATTTTCTTAGTCCTGGAAGTGGACTGCAGAACAGTGTCTCCACGTCTCCTTACGGTATGTTTTCATATGCTCTTACATTGTTTGTTTAAGGGAAAGTCTCTATTGATCAtcttatgtttatttttttggtttaaacttATAGTTAAGTGCTATATTTAGCCACTCAAAACACATACAAATAGgtaatattctaaaatattcaACTTGGTTAGGACTTTGGTTTCCCTTGCTCCAAAGGTGGTCCACAGACCATCCAAAACCTAACAAAACAATTCCATCCAAGCTTAACCGAAGAGgtaatcctttttttttatgtctgtTGAATTCAACTTTCCGCATGATCCATTGTTGGTAAATTTTgtcttctcttatttttttttaaacatggtTGGATCAAGAAACCAACAATgtctatcttttgttttctctgtCATAAGCAGTAGCTTAGATGCTTGGCGAACCAGCAATGTATTTCTTTTCTCATAGTTGTAACATGGTAGAGGAATAGATGAAGTATGTGTGCGCGCACACGTTGGTGGAAGAAGAAACCATTCACACGGGTAAATCACACCTAGGATAGAGGCAAAAAAACAGTTTGTGTACAGATGATTTTGCAAAAGTTTGATTGTTTATCTTTACGTTGCAGgagaagattaaaaaaaaagaaggaaaatgcCTCAAATTTTTCTTCCTTGAAAAAAGGTTCAACACCCAACCAATCAAGACCCGAGAAACAACATGGTCCTTTAATGGCAGCCATGAACTCGAGTGTTCTCACCTGTAGCTACGTAATCTCTGGCACTGGCTCAGAAGAGCTGAACCAGAAAATGTGTttagtgaattcatcagttgggTTTGGTTAGAAGAACATACAGTTCCCGGTATCAAAGCTGTCCTAAGAGTTGGTGGTGATGTGGTTAATGGAAGAAGATCCGCCATGGTTATCTTAGCTGCTACACTTTTCTCCTCTACTTATGGATCTGCTTCCGCTAATGCTGGCGTCATTGATGATTTCTACGAAAGATCAAAGCCAACAAAAGTAAAGTCTTGAAACGTTATGAATCTTGTTGACATCTCTTAAAAAACCTTTTTATAATGCAAAGTAATCTATTTCTGATGATAGGAACTGAATGATAAGAAAACTTTAGCAACAAGTGGAGCAAACTTTGTTAGAGATCCACTttgattatatgtttatttttcctTAACACTCTAATTATAtgtttgttttcaaataatagATATCGCTGTCTCGATATACAAGAGTTGCTTGAAATTtgcttttgtaaaaaaattaacaatattgACGACACAATACAAAtccaaattatcaaaaaaatattatcgaTATAAacccaaatttgtaaaaaaaaaattattcaaactCCCAAACTATTAAATTCTTTATAAAAAGTTTACAACTTTCAAAGCCTCCAAAATTTAGGGATAAGTTTTTGAAGGACATTAACACTTATCCAATAACAACTCTCCCCTTTAAACAAACGAAAACGATAAGAATTGAAATACCTAAATATTGTTTTGTTAGATCAAGATAAGTGTtaaattataactaaaaaatattataaaattaacaaatgTTCCACACGAAATgcagaaaaataaattatcaaaatagatAATAGATACAAATGTATAATtgcaatattaaaaatttgaaatacgTATAATTGTAATTTTTGGTATTACAATTTAAAGATAACTTACAATTTAAATAAactatacattttaaaatatttttaaaaaatatgatacatTATGTACTTTTTTTAGTTACtaacccgccctacgggcgggtcaAATCCTAGTTAGCTAGTAATAACGACAATGTCTTGTTGACAATGTCttgtttaagttttgttttttcttttaagaatTTGTCTTATAATTGTAATGTCTTGTTGAAGTTGTTAAATAAAACAGGGGTCGAATAATAAATTGAGTAGGATCCAAAAGGCAGAAAAATCCAGCTTACCCATCTAAGTTTTGTTTTGCTTGTAATTATTATGGTTTATCGGGATAGCTCTCGTTACTTTCTTCAGTGCATAGCCGTGTTTGAAATATTTACATGTATATCGGGACTGTGTATCAGAGTTTTGAAGTTTACTTACACTTACAGCCGATAAGGCAAGTCGCGGCTCAAACAAGAGGAATAAGCCACTGGTTGATAATATGGAGTGGCTCTTACGTGCAATAATactaagtaaaaaaaaacacatatttgAAGAAACATACCAAGAAGATAAGAATATGAACTCATAAACATTCTTGTATCTAAGAACAGAGTGACTGCAGTTTATTAAATCTTCAAAATCAGACTACTCGCATGAGCTTTTATTGCGAGGCATTGTTCTTATTCCAAACAAATCACTATTCGAAAGATAAAACTAAGTGTTTGTCAACGGTCTTTACTTCTTCACAAAGGTAACACCTTTCGCAATACTCCCTTCAAGCTCTTTCTTTGCCTTCTCCAGTCCCATCCTGACCAATAGGGAACCAAACCGATATGAACACAGAACAAGTTCGAAACCAAAGTGAACTAAAc
This window encodes:
- the LOC108871751 gene encoding uncharacterized protein LOC108871751 isoform X4, with the translated sequence MHAMLPHVFSKSKAQWILLWLWELLFQQDFLSFFLAQRFAIGKALWFKVRDWSLRVRDVQCMDELIFLVLEVDCRTVSPRLLTDFGFPCSKGGPQTIQNLTKQFHPSLTEE
- the LOC108871751 gene encoding uncharacterized protein LOC108871751 isoform X2 is translated as MDLRSPFSSSSLFTTLHEIFMAMEACRRKTCRRRLNLRLRAREPRRKNQGPQRQQLEPRAPIRIAITKEALGFWTVKLFRKMGCGCYCFPISEMGDACYAATCIFQVKSTMDTPLAMGAFVSARFLKFLLSTTVRNRKSFVVQSKRLVFAG
- the LOC108871751 gene encoding uncharacterized protein LOC108871751 isoform X1; the encoded protein is MHAMLPHVFSKSKAQWILLWLWELLFQQDFLSFFLAQRFAIGKALWFKVRDWSLRVRDVQCMDELIFLVLEVDCRTVSPRLLTDFGFPCSKGGPQTIQNLTKQFHPSLTEEEKIKKKEGKCLKFFFLEKRFNTQPIKTRETTWSFNGSHELECSHL
- the LOC108871751 gene encoding uncharacterized protein LOC108871751 isoform X3; translation: MLCCHIAQWILLWLWELLFQQDFLSFFLAQRFAIGKALWFKVRDWSLRVRDVQCMDELIFLVLEVDCRTVSPRLLTDFGFPCSKGGPQTIQNLTKQFHPSLTEEEKIKKKEGKCLKFFFLEKRFNTQPIKTRETTWSFNGSHELECSHL